One Nicotiana tomentosiformis chromosome 4, ASM39032v3, whole genome shotgun sequence genomic window carries:
- the LOC104088904 gene encoding large ribosomal RNA subunit accumulation protein YCED homolog 1, chloroplastic, which produces MPLVCSSSFSPSCAIPYKLQNVNHIKKVNLHPNVHLGYCNISYGHIAASGLGNVRFRKYSLTSSKFVIRNQKSNLLLEETYPDFDWEDEEQGDIQEDEGSPWEGAVVYKRNSSVTHLEYCTTLERLGLGKLSTRVSRSRASVMGLRVTKDVKDYPDGTPVLISLDVTRKKQKLRLDGIIRTVLSLGCNRCGEPAAESIFSNFSLLLSEEPIKEPETHMGVMFGEDKFKSFGHGEEEMEDDDAWIDLEDQLHFPPEEKVIDISKQIRDLVHIEITINAVCDSKCKGLCLKCGSNLNISSCSCHMRKVEEKGYGPLGGLKKQMQQT; this is translated from the exons ATGCCTCTTGTATGTTCGTCATCCTTTTCCCCTTCATGTGCTATTCCATATAAACTACAAAATGTAAACCACATAAAGAAGGTCAATTTGCACCCAAATGTCCATTTGGGTTACTGTAACATCTCTTACGGTCATATTGCTGCTAGTGGACTAGGGAATGTTAGATTTAGGAAGTACTCGCTTACTAGCTCAAAGTTTGTAATTAGAAACCAGAAAAGTAATTTACTTTTAGAGGAAACCTATCCCGATTTTGATTGGGAGGATGAGGAGCAAGGTGACATACAAGAAGATGAGGGGTCGCCGTGGGAAGGGGCGGTTGTGTATAAAAGAAATTCTTCAGTTACACATTTGGAGTATTGCACCACTTTAGAAAGGCTGGGTTTGGGCAAGCTCTCCACAAGGGTTTCGAGGTCTCGGGCTTCGGTAATGGGACTTCGGGTGACCAAAGATGTCAAAGATTATCCTGATGGAACTCCCGTATTGATTTCCCTTGATGTGACAAGGAAGAAGCAAAAGTTGAGGCTTGATGGAATCATCAGGACAGTCCTCTCACTTGGTTGCAACAG GTGCGGTGAACCAGCTGCAGAAAGTAtcttttcaaacttttcactcCTACTCAGTGAGGAACCTATTAAGGAACCAGAGACACATATGGGCGTAATGTTTGGGGAGGACAAATTCAAAAGTTTTGGACACGGCGAAGAGGAAATGGAGGACGATGATGCTTGGATCGATTTAGAAGACCAGCTGCATTTTCCTCCTGAAGAAAAAGTTATCGACATTTCAAAACAAATTAGAGATCTGGTGCACATAGAAATCACCATTAATGCTGTCTGTGATTCCAAGTGCAAAGGTCTATGCCTAAAATGTGGTTCTAATCTTAACATCAGTAGCTGTAGTTGTCATATGCGAAAGGTAGAGGAGAAGGGTTATGGTCCTCTTGGAGGTCTGAAGAAGCAAATGCAACAAACATGA